Proteins from one Nitrobacteraceae bacterium AZCC 2146 genomic window:
- a CDS encoding hypothetical protein (product_source=Hypo-rule applied), with the protein MSLACLIGDGACGAPAPASGFSEASLRAEGEGVIGRVRAQWKLTSSPLQRSLPPLPQLQSRRGFKLGDGLFRARDLDRGHAHFARGLQVDAEVVEIDAIAGID; encoded by the coding sequence GTGTCGTTGGCGTGCCTCATTGGCGACGGCGCTTGTGGCGCCCCCGCCCCGGCCTCCGGCTTCAGCGAAGCTTCGCTTCGCGCGGAGGGGGAGGGAGTCATTGGCCGCGTGCGCGCGCAGTGGAAACTCACGTCGTCCCCGCTCCAGCGGAGTTTGCCGCCCCTACCCCAGCTTCAGTCCCGTCGCGGCTTCAAGCTCGGCGATGGCCTGTTTCGCGCTCGTGACCTTGATCGTGGTCATGCCCATTTCGCGCGCGGGCTTCAGGTTGACGCCGAGGTCGTCGAGATAGACGCAATTGCGGGGATCGACTGA
- a CDS encoding hypothetical protein (product_source=Hypo-rule applied; cleavage_site_network=SignalP-noTM; transmembrane_helix_parts=Outside_1_14,TMhelix_15_37,Inside_38_93), giving the protein MKFASSKASSKASSKAAFAFAAMFALSLVSLSGQASAHTARESLYRTMQSRAEWRAETRALHEHHAEMTFARPAPQAAPEDELNYTRSGVTQF; this is encoded by the coding sequence ATGAAGTTTGCATCATCCAAGGCATCCTCGAAGGCATCCTCAAAGGCTGCCTTCGCTTTCGCCGCCATGTTCGCGCTGTCGCTGGTTTCGCTGTCCGGGCAGGCCAGCGCCCATACCGCGCGGGAAAGCCTGTACCGCACCATGCAATCCCGTGCCGAATGGCGCGCGGAAACCCGCGCGCTTCATGAGCACCATGCCGAGATGACATTCGCCCGGCCCGCACCGCAGGCCGCGCCGGAGGACGAACTCAACTACACGCGCTCCGGCGTCACCCAGTTCTGA
- a CDS encoding putative hydrolase of the HAD superfamily (product_source=KO:K07025; cath_funfam=1.10.150.240,3.40.50.1000; cog=COG1011; ko=KO:K07025; pfam=PF13419; superfamily=56784; tigrfam=TIGR02247), with the protein MIEAVIWDFGGVITTSPFEAFARYEAERGLPADIIRRTNAENHFENAWAQFERAEVDIDAFDALFAAESKALGAEVRGRDVLPLLSGDIRPEMVEALRRVKARFKTGCITNNLPANAMGSTSGRSLYVAEVMVLFDHVIESAKIGLRKPDPRIYRMMLEALSVDPRNCVYLDDLGVNLKPAREMGMTTIKVTSAKQAIAELEAATGLKLG; encoded by the coding sequence ATGATCGAGGCGGTGATCTGGGATTTCGGCGGGGTGATCACCACCTCGCCTTTCGAGGCCTTTGCGCGCTATGAGGCCGAGCGCGGGCTGCCCGCCGATATCATCCGGCGCACCAATGCGGAAAACCATTTCGAGAACGCCTGGGCGCAGTTCGAGCGCGCCGAAGTGGACATCGATGCCTTCGACGCGCTGTTCGCGGCGGAATCGAAGGCCCTGGGCGCCGAGGTGCGCGGCCGCGACGTGCTGCCGCTGTTGTCCGGCGATATCAGGCCCGAGATGGTCGAGGCGCTCCGCCGCGTGAAAGCCAGGTTCAAGACCGGCTGCATCACCAACAACCTGCCGGCCAATGCCATGGGCAGTACTTCCGGCCGCTCGCTCTATGTCGCCGAGGTGATGGTGCTGTTCGATCACGTCATCGAATCCGCGAAAATCGGCCTGCGCAAACCCGATCCGCGCATCTACCGGATGATGCTTGAGGCGCTGTCAGTCGATCCCCGCAATTGCGTCTATCTCGACGACCTCGGCGTCAACCTGAAGCCCGCGCGCGAAATGGGCATGACCACGATCAAGGTCACGAGCGCGAAACAGGCCATCGCCGAGCTTGAAGCCGCGACGGGACTGAAGCTGGGGTAG
- a CDS encoding hypothetical protein (product_source=Hypo-rule applied; cleavage_site_network=SignalP-TM; superfamily=51366; transmembrane_helix_parts=Inside_1_6,TMhelix_7_29,Outside_30_109) — translation MHNLRKAMLPVVAALAIGTATPVLAADYIVRQPAPRAVMVPAPVQAPLGPMTLEQALAVAAGIGVVTVKNTHFTGDEWEIEGRDSYGKWIEVDIDARTGDVRNVDRSII, via the coding sequence ATGCACAATTTGCGCAAGGCGATGCTGCCTGTCGTGGCCGCTTTGGCGATCGGCACGGCGACGCCGGTGCTGGCGGCGGATTACATCGTCCGGCAGCCGGCGCCCCGGGCGGTCATGGTGCCGGCGCCGGTCCAGGCTCCCTTGGGGCCGATGACGCTGGAGCAGGCCTTGGCGGTGGCCGCCGGGATCGGCGTGGTGACGGTGAAGAACACCCATTTCACCGGCGACGAATGGGAGATCGAGGGCCGCGACAGCTACGGCAAGTGGATCGAGGTCGATATCGATGCCCGCACCGGCGACGTGCGCAACGTGGATCGATCGATTATCTGA